Genomic DNA from Streptomyces sp. AM 2-1-1:
GGCCACCGACGTGGCATCGCCCGCGCCGTTCGTCCTCACCCTGCCCGGTGTGTACGCGCCGCAGCACGACACCCGACTGCTGATGCGGGCCCTCGAACGCGAGATCCTGGCGCCCGGAGCACAGGTGCTGGATCTCGGCACCGGGAGCGGGGCGCTGGCGATCCGTGCCGCGCAGCTGGGTGGGTCGGTCACCGCTCTCGATCTCGCCCGCCGGGCCGTCCTGACCGCCCGTATCAACGCGCTGCTCCACCGCCACCGCATCGACGTCCGGCGCAGCGATCTGACCGCCGCCGTCCGGGGCCGCGCCTACGACCTGCTGCTCTGCAATCCGCCGTACGTGCCCTCGCCGGCGCCGGGGCTGCCGGGGCGTGGCCGGGCCCGGGCGTGGGACGCGGGGCTCGACGGCCGGATCGTCCTGGACCGCGTCTGCGACGGCGCCCGGGAGGTGCTGCGGCCGGGGGGTGCCCTGCTGATGGTGCACTCGGCGCTCTGCGACCCGGAACTCACCCTGGCCCGACTGGAGGCGGCGGGGCTGCCCGCCGTGGTGTGCGAGCGGGCCCGGGTTCCGCTGGGCCCGGTGCTGCGCTCACGGCGGGCGTGGCTGCGGGACCGGGGTCTGCTGGGGCAGGGCGCGGTCACCGAGGAACTGGTGGTCGTGCGGGCCGTACGGGAGCGGTGAGCCAGACCGTCCGGCCGGTCCCGGTCAGCCGTCGTCGTTCTTGACCCGGCGCCGGTGGCTGGTGTCGCACCAGGGGTGGATCCGGCTCTTGCGGCACGTGCAGAGGGCGACCACGAACCGGTCCGACCGCGCCGTTCCGCCGTCCGGCAGGGTCACCTCCACGGGCCCTTCCAGCAGCATCGGCCCGTTCTCGGTGAGGGTGACACGGCAGGGACCTCGGGGTGTTTCCGGCACGGGGACCGCCTTCCGGTGGCCGCTGTAGGGGGTACGGGCGTACGGGCCGACGGTCACCTGACTCGATGGTGGTCCCCGCCCGGAGCGGGCGCACGCCGGGGCACACGGAGTTCAGACGCGCGCTGCCCCGGACGTCGCGCCGTCGGCCGTCGCGGCGTCCGTCTCCCACTCGGCCACCCGGGTGAGGAGCTGCTCGCGGCTGATGGCGTCCGCCCGGGTGGCTTCCACCGTGCAGGCGTGGGCGCCGGCGACCGCGCCGAAGAGGGCGCAGCGCGCGGGTGCCTCGCCCGCCAGCCAGCCGAGCAGGAAGCCCGCGGCGAAGGCGTCGCCGGCGCCGTTGGTGTCGACGACCGGTGCCGGTGGCGCGATCGCCGGGACGTGCGTCGACACGCCGTCGACGAGCAGGTGGGCGCCGGCGGCTCCGTCGGTGGCGACGACGACGCGGGCCCTGCCGCGCTCGGCGATCGCCCGCAGGGTGGCCACCGGGTCCTCCAGCGCGGTCGCGGAGAGGAACACCAGGTCGGCCGCGTACGCGAAGGGCTCGTGGTACGGGTTGACGCCGTCCCAGTCGTGCAGATCGGTGGAGAGCGTCAGGCCCGCCTCGCGCAGCAGGGGGAGGGCGAGGGCGCACGGGTGGGTGATCGACACGTGCGCGTGGCGGCTCTTCGCGGCGAGCGCCCGCACGGTCTCCTCCGGCAGCCGGTCGCCTTCCGCCGAACGGCTGTCGTCGTACAGGGAGAGCCGTCGCCCGTCCGGGCCGACGAGGTTCACCGCGCGTTTGGTGCCGAGCGGCTGCGGGATTCCGGTGAAGGGGAGGGACCGGTCGCGGTGGAACGCGCGCACCAGGTCGCCTTCGTGGTCGTCGCCGACCAGGTCGATGTGGTGGGTCCGCAGGCCGAGGGAGGCGAGGCCGAGCGCGACGAAGTCGCCGGTCTGCCCCGCCCGGGCGGTGATCCCGGGGCGGATCATCCAGCTGTCGGCGTACGGGAGCGGAAGTTCGGGGACGTACACGATGGTGTCGACTCCCGCTCCTCCCAGGACCAGGACGTCGTTCTCCATGCTCATGGAGGGCTCTCCGGGGGGCGCGCGGCAGGGACGGGAGCGAGTCAAGCAGCCGCCCGACGCGCTCGCAATCCTTTGCGCAAAAGTGCTGCAAGGCATTTCGGTCGCGGACCGTCCGACTCCGGCCCGGCACCCCGGCGACCCCGGGCGCGGGACCGGAGAGCCGAGGACATACCGTGTAGGGGGGTGTAATTAGTCGAGCCTTACCTTGACGGCACCTCGCCCGCGTTCACCCGCCCCGAGGAACGAAGGAACCACAGCCCCATGACACGCCCTGTCCGCGTCGCCATAGTCGGAGCCGGTCCTGCCGGAATCTACGCGGCCGACGCGCTGCTGAAATCCGAAGCCGCCAAGGACCCGGGTGTCTCGATCGACCTGTTCGAGCGCATGCCGGCCCCCTTCGGTCTGATCCGCTACGGTGTGGCCCCGGACCACCCGCGGATCAAGGGCATCGTCACCGCACTCCACCAGGTGCTGGACAAGCCGCAGATCCGTCTCTTCGGCAACGTCGACTACCCGAACGACATCGGTCTGGACGAGCTGCGCTCCTTCTACGACGCGGTGATCTTCTCGACGGGTGCGGAGGCCGACCGCGCGCTCGACATCCCCGGGATCGAACTCGACGGTTCCTACGGTGCGGCCGACTTCGTCTCGTGGTACGACGGCCACCCCGAGGTGCCGCGCACCTGGCCGCTGACGGCCGAGAAGGTCGCCGTGCTCGGCGTGGGCAACGTGGCCCTGGACGTGGCGCGCGTACTCGCCAAGACCGCCGACGAGCTCCTCCCTACGGAGATCCCCGCCAACGTCTACGAGGGCCTCAAGGCCAACAAGGCGCTGGAGGTGCACGTCTTCGGCCGTCGCGGTCCCGCCCAGGCGAAGTTCAGCCCCATGGAGCTGCGCGAGCTGGACCACTCGCCGAACATCGAGGTCATCGTCAACCCCGAGGACATCGACTACGACGAGGGCTCCATCGAGACCCGCCGCGGCAACAAGCAGGCCAACATGGTCGCCCAGACGCTGGAGAACTGGGCCATCCGCGACGTCGGCGACCGCCCGCACAAGCTGTACCTGCACTTCTTCGAGTCGCCCGTCGAGGTGCTCGGCGAGGACGGTGCGGTCGTGGGACTGCGGACCGAGCGCACCGAGCTGGACGGCACGGGGAACGTGCGCGGCACCGGCGCGTTCACCGACTGGGACGTACAGAGCGTGTACCGCGCGGTCGGTTACTACTCCGACGAGCTCCCGAAGCTGCCGTGGGACCCCGCCTCCGGCACGGTCCCGCACGCCGCCGGACGGGTGATCGCCGGCTCGGAGCACATGGCGTCGGTCTACGTCACCGGCTGGATCAAGCGCGGCCCGATCGGTCTCATCGGACACACCAAGGGCGACGCGAACGAGACCGTCGAGTGCCTGTTGGAGGACCACGCCGAAGGCCGTCTGCCCGCTCCGGCGCAGCCCGATCCCGATGCGGTCGTCGCCCACCTGGAGGGCCGCGGCGTCCGCTACACCACGTGGGAGGGGTGGCACCGCCTGGACGCCCACGAGAAGGCGCTCGGCGCCGAGCAGGGCCGTGAGCGCATCAAGGTGGTGGAGCGTTCGGCGATGCTGGACGCCTCCGGCGCCTGATCCCGTACGGCGCGCGCGTCCCCGGGCTCCCTCGTGGAGGGCCGGGGACGCGGTCGTTCCGGGAGAAGGGCCCCAGGGAGCGGCGGGGGCAGCCGAAGGGCCCCGTTGAAGAGGCGGGCGCCGGGTGGCACGATCCGGGGTGACCGGGCCGGCCCGCGGAAGGAACGCACCCATGGACGACGTGAGCGGCGCCCCGGCGGCGACGGTGTTCGACACGCTGGGAGCCGAGTACGAACGGGCCTTCGCCGCGTCACCCGCGCACCGGGACTCCCTGCGGGAACTGACCGGACACCTCGCGCCCCGCAGCCGGGTACTGGACGTGGGCAGCGGGACGGGCCGCCCGACCGCCGGATTCCTGGTGGAGTCCGGGCACGAGGTGCTGGGCGTCGACGTCTCGCCCGTCATGGTGGAGTTGGCGACGCGGCAGGTCCCCGGGGCGTCCTTCGTCCGGGCGGACGTCCGCACGCTCCCCCTGGAGGAGGAGTCCTTCGACGCGGTGTGCGTCTACTTCTCGCTCCTGCAGATGACGCGCGGCGAGCAGGCGGCGCTGCTCGCACGTCTCGCCCGGGTCCTGCGGCCCGGCGGTCTGCTGGCCGTGGCGACGGTCCCGCTGGACGTGGAGGGCGTGGACGCCGTCTTCATGGGGTGTCCGGTGCGGGTGACCAGCTTCGCCGGGCCCGCGTTCACCGCTCTCGTGACGGACGCCGGGTTCGCGGTCCTGTCCCGGCGCAGCGTATCGTTCACGCCCGAGCATCCGGAGGCGACCCCCGAACCGCACCTCTTCCTGCTCTGCCGCCGCGTCTGACACGGACCTGCGCGTGCGGGCGGGTGGCCCGAGGCGACCATGGGCTCCATGAGCGACACGACCCGGGGCACGGGTGGTCCGCGCCGGCCCGCCGGCCGACCGGGGACGGCAGGGCGGCCGAGATCACGCGGGACTCGATGCACGCGATCCGCGTGGACTTCGCCGAGGCCAACCAGTGGGTCTTCTCCTCGATGGCGGGGGCGCTCGTGCTCGCTTACCTCGCTTCCCGCCGGCACCCCGGCACCCGGGTGACGGCGGACCCCGCGGGTTCCCCGGCCCCGTCCCCCTCCCCCGCTCCTTCGCCGTCGCCGTCTCCGTCTCCGTCTCCCGG
This window encodes:
- a CDS encoding HemK2/MTQ2 family protein methyltransferase, whose product is MATDVASPAPFVLTLPGVYAPQHDTRLLMRALEREILAPGAQVLDLGTGSGALAIRAAQLGGSVTALDLARRAVLTARINALLHRHRIDVRRSDLTAAVRGRAYDLLLCNPPYVPSPAPGLPGRGRARAWDAGLDGRIVLDRVCDGAREVLRPGGALLMVHSALCDPELTLARLEAAGLPAVVCERARVPLGPVLRSRRAWLRDRGLLGQGAVTEELVVVRAVRER
- a CDS encoding CDGSH iron-sulfur domain-containing protein, producing MPETPRGPCRVTLTENGPMLLEGPVEVTLPDGGTARSDRFVVALCTCRKSRIHPWCDTSHRRRVKNDDG
- a CDS encoding adenosine kinase; translated protein: MSMENDVLVLGGAGVDTIVYVPELPLPYADSWMIRPGITARAGQTGDFVALGLASLGLRTHHIDLVGDDHEGDLVRAFHRDRSLPFTGIPQPLGTKRAVNLVGPDGRRLSLYDDSRSAEGDRLPEETVRALAAKSRHAHVSITHPCALALPLLREAGLTLSTDLHDWDGVNPYHEPFAYAADLVFLSATALEDPVATLRAIAERGRARVVVATDGAAGAHLLVDGVSTHVPAIAPPAPVVDTNGAGDAFAAGFLLGWLAGEAPARCALFGAVAGAHACTVEATRADAISREQLLTRVAEWETDAATADGATSGAARV
- a CDS encoding FAD-dependent oxidoreductase gives rise to the protein MTRPVRVAIVGAGPAGIYAADALLKSEAAKDPGVSIDLFERMPAPFGLIRYGVAPDHPRIKGIVTALHQVLDKPQIRLFGNVDYPNDIGLDELRSFYDAVIFSTGAEADRALDIPGIELDGSYGAADFVSWYDGHPEVPRTWPLTAEKVAVLGVGNVALDVARVLAKTADELLPTEIPANVYEGLKANKALEVHVFGRRGPAQAKFSPMELRELDHSPNIEVIVNPEDIDYDEGSIETRRGNKQANMVAQTLENWAIRDVGDRPHKLYLHFFESPVEVLGEDGAVVGLRTERTELDGTGNVRGTGAFTDWDVQSVYRAVGYYSDELPKLPWDPASGTVPHAAGRVIAGSEHMASVYVTGWIKRGPIGLIGHTKGDANETVECLLEDHAEGRLPAPAQPDPDAVVAHLEGRGVRYTTWEGWHRLDAHEKALGAEQGRERIKVVERSAMLDASGA
- a CDS encoding class I SAM-dependent methyltransferase: MDDVSGAPAATVFDTLGAEYERAFAASPAHRDSLRELTGHLAPRSRVLDVGSGTGRPTAGFLVESGHEVLGVDVSPVMVELATRQVPGASFVRADVRTLPLEEESFDAVCVYFSLLQMTRGEQAALLARLARVLRPGGLLAVATVPLDVEGVDAVFMGCPVRVTSFAGPAFTALVTDAGFAVLSRRSVSFTPEHPEATPEPHLFLLCRRV